One genomic region from Rosa rugosa chromosome 1, drRosRugo1.1, whole genome shotgun sequence encodes:
- the LOC133724860 gene encoding pentatricopeptide repeat-containing protein At3g58590 — MSFHGEFLKHQKRLLQLLHACSRVRSLRATKALHALNITMGLSPKQPIFAYNNIMSQYSSLGKLLVARKLFDRMPLRNVVSYNIMISAYNTSGYVGEAWKMFYEMRVSGFELTQYAVSRLLSCGSLDIYHGVLLHSLVIKNGLFDGDAFVGTSLLVFYGRHGLLEEAVWTFQDMPCRSLVTWNSMISLLGNHGFFENCVFLFRELVRRDVDLSEGSFMGVFSAFSCPQDLEFGEQLHAFVIKNGFTCEILVMNSLISMYVKCSAICSAEKFFKEVQFKDVVSWNTIIGAIAKIGGPQKAVELFSQMSMDGVLPTEITFVSLINCCTSLEVPISGESVHAKIIQHAYESNVLVGSALVDFYAKCDNLKAAHRCFYEICEKNVVSWNALILGYSNSSSPTCILLLQEMLHLGYRPNEFSFSAVLKSSLALELQQLHCLVVRMGFEQNYYVLSSLIMSYTKSGLISDALVFVTASDGLLPDVPSNAIAGIYNRTGQYNETLRFLCPLEELDIVSWNIVISALGRIGYYKEVFELLQQMQFNQVWPDNYTFVSLLSVCAKTCNLALGSSLHAYIIKTDFSSCDTFACNVLLDMYGKCGSIGNSVKIFDEMRCKNLITWTALISALGVNGYVHKALERFREMIFLGFQPDGVAFTAVLTACRHGGLVRDGLELFGQMINNYGVEPKMDHYQCVVDLLVKGGHVTEAEKLISSMAFPPNMIIWRCFLEGCKSHGNAVDVDQAVAHA, encoded by the coding sequence ATGAGCTTCCATGGAGAATTCCTCAAACATCAAAAACGTCTTCTGCAACTACTGCATGCATGCTCAAGGGTACGATCCCTCAGGGCAACAAAAGCACTCCATGCTCTCAACATCACAATGGGTCTGTCTCCAAAGCAGCCCATCTTTGCTTACAACAATATCATGTCACAATATTCCTCACTCGGGAAGTTATTAGTTGCACGTAAATTGTTTGATAGGATGCCTCTTAGAAATGTTGTGTCATATAATATCATGATTAGTGCTTATAATACGTCTGGGTATGTTGGGGAAGCTTGGAAAATGTTTTATGAGatgagggtttctgggtttgagCTAACTCAGTATGCAGTTAGCAGGTTATTGTCATGCGGGTCATTGGATATTTATCATGGGGTCCTGTTGCATTCTTTGGTAATAAAGAACGGACTGTTTGATGGTGATGCTTTTGTGGGGACTTCCTTGTTGGTTTTTTATGGAAGGCATGGGCTGTTAGAGGAAGCGGTTTGGACATTTCAGGATATGCCTTGTAGGAGCTTGGTGACATGGAATTCCATGATATCTTTGCTTGGGAATCATGGGTTTTTTGAAAATTGTGTGTTTTTGTTTCGGGAGCTGGTGAGGAGGGATGTTGATTTGTCTGAAGGTTCTTTTATGGGTGTTTTTTCTGCATTTTCATGCCCACAAGACTTGGAATTTGGGGAACAGCTGCATGCTTTTGTTATAAAGAATGGGTTTACTTGTGAAATTTTGGTGATGAATTCTCTAATAAGTATGTATGTGAAATGCAGTGCCATATGCTCGGCAGAGAAATTTTTTAAAGAAGTACAATTTAAAGATGTTGTATCATGGAATACTATCATTGGTGCAATAGCAAAAATTGGGGGACCCCAAAAAGCAGTAGAACTCTTCTCTCAAATGTCCATGGATGGAGTGTTGCCTACCGAGATCACATTTGTTAGTCTAATAAACTGTTGTACCAGTTTGGAGGTTCCAATCTCTGGAGAGTCTGTTCATGCTAAGATAATCCAGCATGCTTACGAATCTAATGTCTTAGTAGGTAGTGCATTGGTTGATTTTTATGCTAAATGTGATAACTTGAAAGCTGCCCATCGCTGTTTTTATGAGATATGTGAGAAAAATGTGGTCTCTTGGAATGCTTTGATTTTGGGTTACTCGAATAGTTCCTCACCTACATGTATACTCTTACTGCAAGAAATGCTTCATTTGGGTTACCGACCTAACGAGTTTTCATTTTCTGCTGTTCTTAAGTCATCATTGGCATTAGAGCTCCAACAACTTCATTGCTTAGTTGTAAGAATGGGCTTTGAGCAAAATTATTATGTTCTGAGCTCTCTTATAATGTCGTATACCAAAAGTGGTTTAATATCTGATGCCCTGGTCTTTGTCACAGCTTCCGATGGTCTGCTTCCTGATGTTCCCTCTAATGCCATTGCTGGAATTTACAACAGAACTGGGCAATATAATGAAACTCTAAGATTCCTTTGTCCACTTGAAGAACTTGATATTGTTTCCTGGAACATTGTGATTTCAGCTCTTGGCCGCATCGGTTATTACAAAGAGGTATTTGAGCTTTTACAACAGATGCAGTTCAATCAGGTCTGGCCAGACAATTATACATTTGTTAGCCTTCTAAGTGTCTGTGCTAAAACTTGTAATCTTGCTTTGGGAAGTTCTCTTCATGCTTATATCATTAAGACTGATTTCAGTTCCTGTGACACATTTGCATGCAACGTTTTACTTGACATGTATGGGAAATGTGGTAGCATTGGAAACTCAGTGAAAATCTTTGACGAAATGAGATGCAAAAACTTAATTACCTGGACAGCTTTGATTTCTGCTCTTGGAGTTAATGGTTATGTTCACAAGGCATTAGAAAGATTTAGAGAAATGATCTTCTTGGGCTTTCAGCCTGATGGAGTAGCTTTTACTGCTGTTCTTACAGCTTGCAGGCATGGTGGGTTAGTTAGGGATGGATTGGAGTTATTTGGGCAAATGATAAATAATTATGGGGTTGAACCAAAAATGGATCATTACCAGTGTGTGGTGGACTTACTGGTTAAAGGTGGTCATGTTACAGAAGCAGAGAAACTAATTTCCAGCATGGCCTTCCCACCAAATATGATTATATGGCGTTGTTTCCTTGAAGGCTGCAAGAGTCATGGAAATGCAGTGGACGTGGACCAAGCAGTAGCACATGCTTAA